A window of Eubacterium sp. 1001713B170207_170306_E7 contains these coding sequences:
- a CDS encoding helix-turn-helix transcriptional regulator codes for MDNKVIGRHIREARLNKKLTQYQLAERVHITPNYLSMLERGTHLPKLETLITISDALEIPVSALLADFPVESFTSRIHFLSTAMEGLNDEQSKIVCDVIKVMTDGFKVKK; via the coding sequence ATGGATAATAAAGTTATTGGCAGGCATATTCGTGAAGCCCGTCTCAATAAAAAACTGACGCAGTACCAGCTTGCGGAGCGCGTTCATATCACGCCGAATTATCTGAGCATGCTGGAACGCGGAACCCATCTGCCCAAGCTTGAAACGCTCATCACCATCTCCGACGCACTGGAGATTCCTGTCAGCGCACTTCTTGCTGATTTCCCCGTCGAGTCGTTTACCAGCCGGATTCACTTTCTGTCCACTGCAATGGAGGGGCTGAATGACGAGCAGTCCAAAATCGTGTGCGATGTCATCAAGGTAATGACCGACGGCTTTAAAGTTAAAAAATAA
- a CDS encoding helix-turn-helix transcriptional regulator, producing MNSKYLGQRLRQFRKDAHLTQNQLAKKAGITPTYLSIIERGAQLPRLETFIRLANILSVSADDLLMEEPAENRDDSRAALHILSDDLTEEQLALVENMVKLMCDHFKITNH from the coding sequence ATGAACAGTAAATACCTCGGGCAGCGGCTTCGCCAGTTTCGAAAAGATGCCCATCTTACACAAAACCAGCTGGCAAAAAAAGCCGGTATCACCCCCACCTACCTCAGTATTATTGAAAGGGGCGCGCAGCTGCCCCGGCTGGAAACCTTTATCCGGCTGGCCAACATTCTGTCTGTCTCCGCCGATGACCTCCTGATGGAAGAACCTGCAGAGAACCGGGACGACTCGCGCGCGGCACTCCATATTCTGTCCGACGATTTGACAGAGGAGCAGCTCGCATTAGTTGAGAATATGGTCAAACTGATGTGTGACCATTTCAAAATAACAAATCACTGA